The Megalops cyprinoides isolate fMegCyp1 chromosome 22, fMegCyp1.pri, whole genome shotgun sequence genome contains a region encoding:
- the rtn4rl2a gene encoding reticulon-4 receptor-like 2a: protein METRSATRSCRRSSARNFKSGLSLWLVVWLVLVKPGPVRGCPRLCVCYPSPMTVSCQSQNFTSVPAGVPYDSQRVFLQNNQITELRVDSFGFETQVLWLYSNNITWIEAGAFSELRELEELDLGDNPNLQRLEGGAFRGLEKLQSLHMHRCRLAVLPHDIFRKLYSLQFLYLQENQLHFLQDDLFSDLVNLSQLFLHGNRIRTLSENVFRGLVNLDRLLLHDNRIRQVNRKAFRDLGRLTMLFLFNNSLAELPGQALRDAGAIEFLRLNGNPWSCGCEARPLWEFFRKSRVSSSELLCSSPTPRRGLDLRFLREMDFALCPLPDPGSLAGTTTTTFSTKTRWWFSKHKPVSSSKAVFSKNSETIKAFPFSAGKPLNPSTSSTSFSSKYEIGEEEAALPKLDAEEYWANYGNEDAATSLRCFELECPPGFDSPGLPPSSSSSSSCSLLSLISLSVLFLSIHLLFG from the exons ATGGAAACTCGCTCAGCTACGCGGAGCTGTCGGCGCTCCAGTGCGCGCAACTTCAAGA GCGGCCTCTCCCTGTGGCTGGTGGTCTGGCTGGTTCTGGTGAAGCCCGGTCCGGTTCGAGGCTGCCcccgcctgtgtgtgtgctaccCGTCGCCTATGACTGTCAGCTGCCAGTCGCAGAACTTCACCTCGGTGCCGGCCGGCGTGCCCTATGACTCCCAGCGTGTCTTCCTGCAGAACAACCAGATCACCGAGCTGCGCGTCGACTCCTTCGGCTTcgagacacag gtgctgTGGCTGTACTCTAACAACATCACCTGGATCGAGGCCGGAGCGTTCAGCGagctgagggagctggaggagctggacctgGGGGACAACCCGAACCTGCAGCGGCTGGAGGGGGGCGCGTTCCGGGGGCTGGAGAAGCTGCAGAGTCTGCACATGCACCGCTGCCGTCTGGCAGTCCTGCCCCACGACATCTTCCGCAAGCTCTACAGCCTGCAGTTCCTTTACCTGCAGGAGAACcagctgcacttcctgcagGACGACCTCTTCTCCGACCTGGTCAACCTCAGCCAGCTCTTTCTCCACGGCAACCGCATCCGCACGCTGTCCGAGAATGTGTTCCGGGGCCTGGTCAACCTGGACCGGCTGCTGCTCCACGACAACCGCATCCGACAGGTCAACCGCAAGGCCTTCCGTGACCTGGGTCGGCTCACCATGCTCTTCCTCTTCAACAACTCGCTGGCGGAGCTGCCGGGCCAGGCGCTGCGCGATGCCGGTGCCATCGAGTTCCTGCGGCTCAACGGGAACCCCTGGTCCTGCGGCTGCGAGGCCCGGCCACTCTGGGAGTTCTTCCGCAAGTCGCGTGTGTCCAGCTCCGAGCTGCTGTGCTCCTCGCCCACGCCCCGCCGCGGCCTGGACCTCCGCTTCCTTCGTGAGATGGACTTCGCGCTATGCCCGCTGCCCGATCCCGGCTCACTGGCtggcaccaccaccaccaccttcagCACCAAGACCCGCTGGTGGTTCTCCAAGCACAAGCCCGTGTCCAGCTCCAAGGCCGTCTTCTCCAAGAACTCCGAGACCATCAAGGCCTTCCCCTTCTCCGCCGGCAAGCCGCTCaacccctccacctcctccacctccttctcctccaaGTACGAGattggggaggaggaggcggcccTGCCCAAGCTGGATGCCGAAGAGTATTGGGCCAACTACGGAAACGAGGACGCCGCCACCTCCCTGCGCTGCTTCGAACTGGAGTGCCCTCCCGGCTTCGACTCGCCAGGCCTgccaccttcctcctcctcctcttcctcctgctccctgctctcgctcatctccctctccgtcctcttcctctccatccaCCTCCTCTTCGGCTGA